GGGGCATCACTGCCTTTGTTGCCTTTACGTTGCCGTCGGTTGTATTAATGCTATTGCTGTATTTTGTTGGTTTAGAGTTTGCCAGCAGCCAAACATTTATCGGCGTCGTCACCGGATTAAAATTACTTGCCGTGGTAGTGGTTGCCGATGCGATTGCCACGATGGCAAAGAGTTTTTGTCAAAAGTTTTGGCAACAAGTGTTAGCGGTCATAACGGCTTGTGTCTTGATTTTCACTCCTTTTCCGGCGATGCAAATAGTGCTGTTAGCGTGTGCGGCGGTGATAGGCCGGGTGTGTTTTAGCGCCAGCGGCACTAACGGTTTGACACCTGCGCTAGATGAGGGCGGAAAGTCTCGCGCATTGAATTGGCCGATGTTTGTGCTTTTTGCTTTGCTGCTCATGGCGGGTGTGCTGATAACTGGTGGTAATGCAATCGTTCAGTTAATCAAAGATTTTTATGTCGCTGGCAGCTTGGTTTTTGGTGGTGGTCATGTCGTGTTGCCTTTGCTTCAGCAAGCCGTGGCCGACACGCTCTCGCAAAGCGAGTTTCTAATTGGTTATGCGGCAGCGCAGGCGGTACCTGGGCCTATGTTTACGTTAGCAACTTATTTGGGGGCGAGTATCTTACACAACGCCCCTGTGCTTGGCGCTATTGCCGCAACTTTAGCTATTTTTCTACCAGGCTTCTTATTGGTATTAGCATTTCAGCCTGTTTGGCAATCTTATGCCAGCAACCCCAAAATTGCCGGTGCATTGGCGGGCGTTAATGCGGCGGTTGTTGGCTTGTTGCTCGCGGCGCTTTATCAACCTGTGCTAGTTTCTGCCATCTCAGGTTGGTTGGATGGTGTAATCGCCTTGATTGGCATATGGTTACTAAGAGGGCTTAAGGTTCCAGTACTTGTGTTAGTGGCATGTTTTGCTGGGCTTGGCGTTTTGCTAGCGCAGCTTTCTTAAGCTGCGCTAGTTGAGTTGTAGTGTGCTGAGGATAATTGGTGGGCGCTTTTATGTCGAAAAATCGTTTAAAAATTTATTACACCATTTCAATTGTGAGCTTGTGTTTTGCTGTGCTCGGTTTTGGCTACAACACTTGGCGATTAGAGCAAAGTGAACACAATACTACGGTTCGAACGGCATCATTTGAGGTGATCATTGCCATTGCTGAACTCGAGCAAAATATTTTTGCTGCGGTTTATGATCAAGACGATGTCGCAGGATCACCACGCATAGGTTGGGTCAAGGTTGGTTTAATTGAGCAACTAAGCGTGCTTATCGACCCCAAGGTGGCAGTGGCGGCAGATCGGTTAAAACAAGCGTGGGCGAATCATTGGGATGAAATTACAAACGATGAACAAGCACTGGCGATAATCAATGAACGCATATCTCATTTGCAGAGCGAACTTAAGTTAGTGCTTAAATCTTTAAATTAGTTAACGAATTTAAAATAACATGGAGGTTTGTCGCACGTGCGCTATACCATGAAACAAAAGCTATTTTCACTGCGCGATAGCTTTAAAATATATGACCAAAATGATGAGCTAGCATTTATTGCGAAAGGTGGCTTTTTTAGCATCCGCAAGGGACTTAGGTTGATGTTGCCCAATGAAACGGAAGTAGCGCGAATCAAGCAAAAGCTCATCGCGTGGAGGCCAACGTTTTATATTACCTTGGCAACAGGCGAGCGTTGTAAAATTAAAAAGTCTTTTTGGCCATTATTTACCAGTCGCTTTGTACTGACGACCCCTAAAGCAGAAGTGGTGGTTGATGGTGATTTGTTGTCGCATGAATATCAGTTTGTTGCCGCTGGAGAGCAGATAGCATATGTGTCAAA
The nucleotide sequence above comes from Thalassotalea euphylliae. Encoded proteins:
- the chrA gene encoding chromate efflux transporter translates to MTSLVEIFIRFFTLGCTSFGGPAAHIGYFQQAFVQQHKWLSQQEFGNIVALSQFLPGPGSSQVGFAIGCHRAGIMGGITAFVAFTLPSVVLMLLLYFVGLEFASSQTFIGVVTGLKLLAVVVVADAIATMAKSFCQKFWQQVLAVITACVLIFTPFPAMQIVLLACAAVIGRVCFSASGTNGLTPALDEGGKSRALNWPMFVLFALLLMAGVLITGGNAIVQLIKDFYVAGSLVFGGGHVVLPLLQQAVADTLSQSEFLIGYAAAQAVPGPMFTLATYLGASILHNAPVLGAIAATLAIFLPGFLLVLAFQPVWQSYASNPKIAGALAGVNAAVVGLLLAALYQPVLVSAISGWLDGVIALIGIWLLRGLKVPVLVLVACFAGLGVLLAQLS
- a CDS encoding LURP-one-related/scramblase family protein, yielding MKQKLFSLRDSFKIYDQNDELAFIAKGGFFSIRKGLRLMLPNETEVARIKQKLIAWRPTFYITLATGERCKIKKSFWPLFTSRFVLTTPKAEVVVDGDLLSHEYQFVAAGEQIAYVSKRWFSLGDSYGIDIKYEEDIPLMLAAVATIDLVNHNDNGAFDSD